One genomic window of Acidobacteriota bacterium includes the following:
- a CDS encoding outer membrane beta-barrel protein — protein sequence MIRRRAAVMMAMVCLMAPASLLAQARTIALTAGATAVGPLSGSARQFTTGFGVDLGVTWNIGEQIGLRFDYVRTTLGAKDTPQFPASGPVHVEPRMQFGTADVVFRAPAQRVRIYVTGGVGIYHRSVSLTVATDDPISVCNPWWFVCFPGPVAADRAAATRSTTDFGVNVGAGVAMSRFFAEMRYHYVWGPTFSTPAGPVPATGKFLPLVVGMRF from the coding sequence ATGATCAGACGACGCGCAGCCGTGATGATGGCGATGGTGTGCCTCATGGCGCCGGCGTCGCTGCTGGCCCAGGCTCGAACGATCGCGTTGACGGCCGGCGCGACGGCTGTCGGCCCCCTCTCGGGCAGCGCCAGGCAGTTCACCACAGGATTCGGCGTCGATCTCGGCGTCACCTGGAATATCGGCGAACAGATCGGTCTCAGGTTCGACTATGTCCGCACAACGCTCGGGGCAAAGGACACGCCGCAGTTCCCCGCGTCCGGTCCGGTCCACGTGGAACCGCGCATGCAGTTTGGAACCGCCGACGTCGTCTTTCGGGCACCGGCACAACGAGTTCGCATCTACGTGACCGGAGGCGTCGGAATCTACCACCGCAGCGTCAGCCTGACCGTGGCGACCGACGATCCGATCTCGGTCTGCAACCCGTGGTGGTTCGTGTGCTTTCCCGGCCCGGTGGCGGCAGACCGAGCGGCCGCGACGCGATCGACCACGGATTTCGGCGTCAATGTCGGCGCGGGAGTCGCCATGAGCCGCTTCTTCGCCGAGATGCGGTATCACTACGTGTGGGGCCCGACGTTTTCCACGCCTGCAGGCCCGGTGCCGGCGACTGGCAAGTTCCTGCCGCTTGTCGTGGGCATGAGGTTCTAG
- the ruvA gene encoding Holliday junction branch migration protein RuvA — protein MIAFLRGRLAEKQPNRIIVDVAGVGYDVSVPLSTFYRLGEPGAEVALRVHTHVREDALALYGFVTVFEQQIFERLIATSGIGPKLALAVLSGIDPADLVRAVQAGDVVRLTAIPGVGKKTAERICLELKDRLPTGLGLEPGAGREADEPGEDLRRDLLSALLNLGYHRPLTEKAVDAALARVESPTFELVLKQALRELARLS, from the coding sequence ATGATTGCGTTTCTGCGCGGCCGGCTGGCCGAGAAACAGCCGAACCGGATCATTGTCGACGTCGCCGGCGTGGGTTACGACGTGTCTGTGCCGTTGTCCACGTTCTATAGACTTGGCGAGCCCGGCGCCGAAGTCGCTCTTCGCGTCCACACGCACGTGCGTGAAGACGCGCTGGCGCTTTACGGGTTCGTGACGGTGTTCGAGCAGCAAATCTTCGAGCGGCTCATTGCCACCAGCGGCATCGGGCCGAAGCTGGCGCTGGCGGTACTGTCCGGGATCGATCCAGCCGACCTGGTGCGCGCGGTGCAGGCCGGAGATGTCGTGCGGTTGACGGCGATTCCCGGCGTGGGCAAGAAGACGGCGGAACGCATCTGCCTCGAGCTCAAGGATCGCCTGCCGACGGGCCTCGGTCTCGAGCCCGGCGCGGGCCGGGAAGCAGACGAACCGGGCGAGGATCTTCGCCGCGACCTGCTCTCGGCGCTGCTGAACCTGGGATATCATCGGCCTCTTACAGAGAAAGCTGTGGACGCGGCGCTCGCGCGAGTTGAGTCGCCGACCTTCGAACTGGTGCTCAAACAGGCGCTGCGCGAACTGGCGCGTCTGAGCTGA
- a CDS encoding MTH1187 family thiamine-binding protein, whose protein sequence is MKVMVDVAVVPIGVGVSLSSYVARCEQVFKEANLTTRLHAYGTNVEGEWDDVFAAIKRCHEVVHQMGAPRISTVIKAGTRIDKVQTLDDKVHSVEQKLKK, encoded by the coding sequence GTGAAAGTCATGGTGGATGTCGCTGTGGTGCCGATTGGTGTGGGCGTGTCGCTTTCGAGCTACGTCGCCAGGTGCGAGCAGGTCTTCAAAGAGGCGAATCTGACCACCCGCCTCCACGCGTACGGGACCAACGTCGAAGGAGAATGGGACGACGTGTTTGCGGCCATCAAACGCTGCCACGAGGTTGTTCACCAGATGGGGGCGCCGCGCATCTCGACGGTGATCAAGGCGGGCACCCGCATCGACAAGGTACAGACGCTCGACGACAAGGTGCACAGCGTCGAACAGAAGCTGAAGAAGTAG
- a CDS encoding Dam family site-specific DNA-(adenine-N6)-methyltransferase, whose amino-acid sequence MAHGPTAIDVTPAARRPPLKWAGGKRWLVPHIRPLWAPHQTSRLVEPFCGGLAVALGLAPQRALLNDINPHLINIYRHLKRGLTIRLEMENDSAAFYAHRLRFNDLLAAGKTRTIEAASLFYYLNRTGYNGLCRFNSRGQFNVPFGRYKRITYARDFDRYADIFDNWEFRSADFERLRLRADDFVYADPPYDVPFTQYARGGFSWSDQVRLAEWLVQHPGPVVLSNQATPRIVALYERLGYALKFLAAPRRISCTGDRAPAREVLATRNL is encoded by the coding sequence ATGGCCCACGGCCCTACGGCGATCGACGTCACCCCGGCAGCGCGTCGCCCGCCGCTCAAGTGGGCCGGTGGCAAGCGGTGGCTGGTGCCGCACATCAGGCCGTTGTGGGCTCCTCACCAGACGAGCCGACTGGTCGAACCGTTTTGCGGAGGCCTCGCGGTGGCGCTGGGCCTGGCGCCTCAGCGGGCGCTGCTCAACGACATCAATCCCCATCTCATCAACATCTATCGTCATCTGAAGCGGGGACTGACGATTCGTCTCGAGATGGAGAATGACTCGGCGGCGTTCTATGCCCATCGGCTGCGCTTCAACGATCTGCTGGCGGCCGGCAAAACCCGCACGATCGAAGCGGCGTCGCTGTTCTACTACCTGAATCGAACGGGATACAACGGGCTCTGCCGCTTCAACAGCCGCGGCCAGTTCAACGTGCCGTTTGGACGCTACAAGCGGATCACGTACGCCAGGGATTTCGACCGCTACGCGGACATCTTCGACAACTGGGAGTTCCGGAGCGCGGATTTCGAGAGGCTGCGATTGCGCGCCGACGACTTCGTCTACGCGGACCCGCCCTATGACGTGCCGTTCACGCAGTACGCGCGCGGCGGCTTCTCGTGGAGCGACCAGGTTCGTCTTGCCGAATGGCTCGTTCAACATCCGGGCCCGGTCGTTCTGTCGAACCAGGCGACTCCGCGCATCGTCGCCCTCTACGAGCGCCTCGGCTACGCGCTGAAGTTCCTGGCCGCGCCTCGCAGAATCAGCTGCACCGGCGATCGCGCGCCGGCCCGCGAAGTGCTGGCCACGCGAAACCTGTAG
- a CDS encoding YebC/PmpR family DNA-binding transcriptional regulator — protein sequence MSGHSKWATIKHKKGAADAKRGRTFTRIIKELTVAARGGGGDPDTNPRLRTIIADAKNANMPADNIKRAIRRGTGEEPGVQYEEITYEGYGPGGAALLIEAMTDNKNRTVGEIRHLLGKYGGNLGETNSVRRMFEKKGYIVIEKTKAAEDTLMAAALDAGAEDLRDDGDNWEVLSAPDVYPTVKEAIDKLGIEAISAQVSMIPTIYVSLEGRSAQSMIKLLDLLEDHDDVQHVWSNADISEKDLEASYA from the coding sequence ATGTCTGGCCATTCCAAGTGGGCGACGATCAAGCACAAGAAGGGCGCCGCTGATGCCAAGCGGGGCCGCACATTCACCCGGATCATCAAGGAACTGACGGTGGCCGCCCGCGGTGGCGGCGGCGACCCCGATACGAACCCGCGGCTTCGCACCATCATCGCCGACGCGAAGAACGCGAACATGCCGGCCGACAACATCAAGCGGGCCATCCGACGTGGTACCGGCGAGGAACCCGGCGTCCAGTACGAAGAAATCACGTACGAGGGTTATGGTCCGGGCGGGGCGGCGCTGCTCATCGAGGCGATGACCGACAACAAGAACCGGACCGTTGGCGAGATCCGGCATCTGCTCGGCAAGTACGGCGGCAATCTCGGCGAGACCAACAGCGTTCGCCGGATGTTCGAGAAGAAGGGCTACATCGTCATCGAGAAGACGAAGGCCGCGGAAGATACGCTGATGGCCGCGGCGCTCGACGCCGGCGCCGAGGACTTGCGCGACGACGGCGACAACTGGGAAGTGCTGAGCGCGCCCGACGTCTATCCCACTGTCAAGGAGGCGATTGACAAGCTCGGCATCGAAGCGATCTCGGCGCAGGTGTCGATGATCCCCACCATCTACGTCTCGCTCGAGGGCCGATCGGCCCAGAGCATGATCAAGCTGCTCGACCTGCTCGAGGATCACGACGACGTGCAGCACGTCTGGTCGAACGCCGACATCAGCGAAAAGGACCTCGAGGCCTCCTACGCGTGA
- a CDS encoding class I SAM-dependent methyltransferase, with protein MSMEGWRGWDDYARFYDWENAQTMGRRDVKFWQQMARKTGGPVLELGCGTGRVSLPIARTGAQIIGVDRSASMLARARKRTRLAKLGAHLHLVRGDIRFLPFPAASVSLVAAPYGILQSLLDDDALDAALAAAFRVLKKGGTFAIDMVSDLVSWQEYDRRVKLRGTMRGSRARITLIESVRQDRSRGVTVFDQEFVERRGTSRHVHKFSISFRTVSVQEMTRRLELAGFAVSAVLGDYNGGPWDPRADVWLIVARRARQEGNVRRMP; from the coding sequence ATGTCGATGGAAGGCTGGCGAGGCTGGGACGACTACGCGCGGTTCTACGACTGGGAGAATGCCCAGACCATGGGCCGTCGCGACGTGAAGTTCTGGCAGCAGATGGCGCGGAAGACCGGCGGGCCCGTGCTCGAACTGGGTTGCGGCACGGGACGCGTCTCGCTGCCCATCGCGCGCACCGGTGCTCAGATTATTGGCGTCGATCGATCGGCGTCCATGCTGGCGCGGGCACGAAAGCGGACGAGGCTGGCGAAACTCGGCGCACATCTGCACCTGGTTCGGGGCGACATCCGGTTTCTGCCCTTTCCGGCCGCGAGCGTCTCTCTGGTTGCCGCCCCGTATGGGATTCTCCAGTCGCTGCTCGATGACGACGCGCTCGATGCCGCGCTGGCCGCCGCGTTTCGGGTGTTGAAGAAGGGCGGCACCTTTGCCATCGACATGGTGTCCGATCTGGTGTCGTGGCAGGAATACGATCGGCGCGTCAAGCTGCGCGGCACCATGCGTGGAAGCAGGGCGCGCATCACGCTGATCGAATCGGTCCGCCAGGATCGCTCGCGCGGCGTGACCGTCTTCGATCAGGAGTTTGTCGAACGGCGGGGCACGAGCCGGCACGTGCACAAGTTCTCAATCAGTTTCAGAACCGTGTCGGTGCAGGAGATGACACGTCGTCTCGAACTGGCCGGCTTCGCCGTCTCGGCCGTGCTCGGCGACTACAACGGCGGGCCGTGGGACCCCCGTGCGGACGTCTGGCTGATCGTGGCCCGCCGGGCACGCCAGGAGGGAAACGTAAGGAGGATGCCGTGA
- a CDS encoding ketoacyl-ACP synthase III, producing MLRPTRISSLATYLPPGILDNKKLSQMVDTTDEWILQRTGIHTRHIVDKGVATSDLGKEAALKAIAQAGLTPADIDLIIVGTTTPDMFFPSTAALIQNKIGAPGCWGFDLAAACSGFTFSLAVASQIVSTGKSNHALVVGADVMSSIIDYTDRTTCVLFGDGAGAVVVEAAAEPGLEILGFEHEIDGSGAPALQMPAGGSLRPASHETVDQRLHFVKQDGQTVFKFAVRKTEEISRRILEKHGFGPDDVALFVSHQANRRIITSAASRLGLPDSKVMLNIQDYGNTTAATIPLALQDAIKQGRLKKGDLVLLASVGAGFTVGSVLLRWAF from the coding sequence ATGCTTCGACCGACGCGCATCAGTTCGCTGGCAACCTATCTGCCTCCCGGCATTCTCGACAACAAGAAGCTGAGCCAGATGGTCGACACCACCGACGAGTGGATTCTCCAGCGCACGGGTATCCATACCCGGCATATTGTCGATAAGGGCGTGGCGACGTCCGATCTGGGCAAGGAAGCCGCGTTGAAGGCCATCGCGCAGGCGGGGCTTACGCCGGCCGATATCGACCTGATCATCGTAGGCACGACGACACCGGACATGTTCTTTCCGAGCACGGCGGCGCTCATCCAGAACAAGATCGGCGCACCCGGGTGCTGGGGGTTCGATCTGGCGGCGGCCTGTTCCGGCTTCACCTTCTCGCTGGCGGTGGCCAGCCAGATTGTGTCGACCGGCAAGAGCAACCACGCGCTCGTCGTCGGGGCCGATGTGATGTCGAGCATCATCGACTACACCGACCGCACGACATGCGTGCTGTTCGGCGACGGCGCAGGCGCGGTCGTCGTTGAGGCGGCCGCCGAACCCGGTCTTGAGATTCTCGGCTTCGAGCACGAGATCGATGGCAGCGGCGCGCCGGCGCTCCAGATGCCGGCGGGCGGCAGCTTGCGGCCGGCTTCCCACGAGACGGTGGATCAGCGCCTGCACTTCGTGAAGCAGGACGGCCAGACCGTGTTCAAGTTCGCCGTCCGGAAGACCGAGGAGATCAGCCGCCGGATCCTTGAGAAGCACGGCTTCGGTCCAGACGATGTGGCGCTCTTCGTGTCGCATCAGGCCAATCGACGCATCATCACGTCGGCCGCCAGCCGGCTCGGTCTTCCCGATTCGAAGGTGATGCTCAACATTCAGGATTACGGCAACACAACCGCCGCGACCATTCCGCTCGCCCTGCAGGACGCCATCAAGCAGGGCCGGTTGAAGAAGGGCGACCTGGTGCTGCTCGCGTCGGTTGGCGCCGGCTTCACCGTCGGATCGGTGCTGTTGCGCTGGGCGTTCTGA
- the queA gene encoding tRNA preQ1(34) S-adenosylmethionine ribosyltransferase-isomerase QueA, whose product MKVADFSFDLPPELVAQFPPGERGASRLLVLDRHTGARTHSAVADLPHWLRAGDLLVLNDTRVFPARLIGTREPGGGAVEVLLVARLDDERWEALVHPGQRLKPGRLLRFERGGRVLQAEVLAQRFFGRREIRLWTDEPCPVMDVIEAIGRIPLPPYIKRADLDLDRERYQTVFAREPGSIAAPTAGLHFTGPLLAQLDAAGIERADITLHVGYGTFKPVRVDEVEAHTVDAEHYEIGPDAAARITAALDAGRRLVVVGTTTTRAVETAVAHGAGRVEAGAGETDLFIYPGYRFRAVGALVTNFHLPASSLLMLVAAFGGREAVLGAYAEAVAERYRFYSYGDAMLIT is encoded by the coding sequence GTGAAAGTCGCCGACTTCTCGTTCGACCTGCCGCCTGAACTGGTCGCGCAGTTTCCGCCCGGCGAGCGTGGGGCGTCACGTCTGCTCGTGCTCGATCGGCACACCGGTGCGCGCACGCACTCCGCTGTCGCCGACCTGCCGCACTGGCTGCGGGCAGGCGACCTGCTCGTCCTCAACGACACGCGCGTCTTTCCTGCGAGGCTCATCGGCACACGTGAGCCGGGAGGCGGTGCCGTTGAGGTGTTGCTGGTGGCGCGGCTGGACGATGAACGCTGGGAAGCGCTCGTGCATCCCGGGCAGCGTCTCAAGCCAGGGCGCCTGCTGCGGTTCGAGCGCGGCGGCCGCGTGCTGCAGGCCGAAGTGCTCGCACAGCGGTTCTTCGGACGTCGGGAAATCCGTTTGTGGACCGACGAACCGTGTCCCGTGATGGATGTGATCGAGGCGATCGGCCGCATTCCCCTCCCGCCCTACATCAAGCGCGCGGATCTCGATCTGGACCGCGAGCGCTACCAGACCGTCTTCGCCCGCGAGCCCGGGTCGATTGCCGCGCCGACTGCGGGGTTGCACTTCACCGGCCCGCTGCTGGCACAACTGGACGCTGCCGGTATCGAACGCGCCGACATCACCCTGCACGTCGGGTACGGCACGTTCAAGCCCGTTCGAGTAGACGAAGTGGAGGCGCATACGGTCGACGCGGAGCATTACGAGATCGGACCCGACGCCGCGGCACGGATCACAGCCGCGCTCGACGCCGGCCGCCGGCTCGTGGTGGTTGGCACGACGACGACGCGCGCGGTCGAGACGGCCGTGGCGCATGGGGCCGGCCGCGTCGAAGCGGGAGCGGGCGAGACCGATCTGTTCATCTACCCGGGCTACCGGTTCCGGGCCGTTGGGGCGCTCGTCACCAACTTCCATCTTCCTGCTTCGTCGTTGCTGATGCTGGTGGCGGCGTTCGGAGGGCGGGAGGCGGTTCTCGGCGCGTACGCCGAAGCGGTCGCGGAGCGCTACCGGTTCTACAGCTACGGCGACGCAATGTTGATAACGTAA
- a CDS encoding VIT1/CCC1 transporter family protein: MPVTPHVEHHFTAGETVRDVVIGMSDGLTVPFALAAGLSGAVVASRIVVTAGLAEVVAGSIAMGLGGYLAARSDAEHYRSERRREEQEVVETPEREVAEIEEVLCAYGIDQEASAPVVAALKARPKAWVDFMMKFELGLEEPDPRRALHSAVTIAGSYAVGGLIPLLPYMLQSTVASALPASIAVTALALAVFGYIKGRFTGAHAVRSAVQTTVIGGLAAGAAFAIARAIS; the protein is encoded by the coding sequence ATGCCAGTGACGCCCCACGTCGAGCATCACTTCACCGCCGGCGAGACTGTTCGCGACGTGGTCATCGGCATGTCCGATGGTCTGACGGTGCCTTTTGCGCTGGCCGCCGGACTGTCGGGTGCGGTGGTCGCATCGCGCATCGTCGTCACGGCCGGCCTGGCCGAGGTGGTGGCGGGATCGATTGCCATGGGCCTGGGCGGCTACCTGGCGGCGCGCAGCGACGCCGAGCACTATCGGTCGGAGCGGAGGCGCGAGGAGCAGGAAGTCGTCGAGACGCCCGAGCGCGAAGTGGCTGAGATCGAGGAAGTGCTGTGCGCGTATGGTATCGACCAGGAAGCGAGTGCGCCGGTCGTTGCGGCGCTTAAAGCGCGGCCCAAGGCGTGGGTCGACTTCATGATGAAGTTCGAACTCGGGCTGGAGGAGCCGGATCCGCGACGAGCCCTGCACAGCGCCGTCACGATTGCCGGATCGTACGCTGTCGGTGGTTTGATTCCGCTGCTGCCGTACATGCTGCAGAGCACCGTGGCCAGTGCGTTGCCGGCATCCATAGCGGTCACGGCGCTGGCGCTGGCGGTGTTCGGCTACATCAAAGGTCGCTTCACCGGCGCGCACGCCGTGCGCAGCGCAGTGCAAACGACGGTGATTGGCGGATTGGCCGCCGGTGCCGCCTTCGCGATTGCTCGGGCGATCAGCTAG
- the ruvC gene encoding crossover junction endodeoxyribonuclease RuvC — translation MKVFGIDPGSERTGYGCIKTDGSRHTLVACGAIATSPKAEFPDKLLTIYKALGLLLTKHRPDCVAIENVFYAKNVRSALKLGHARGVALLAAVEGGYPVFEYAPAEIKRAVVGYGRAEKQQVGEMVRLMLGLTDVPAPHDAADALAVAICHVHASGGPVAAIVTGAKRGARGAKSWREYRP, via the coding sequence GTGAAGGTGTTCGGCATCGACCCCGGCTCTGAGCGGACCGGTTACGGCTGCATCAAGACTGATGGGAGCCGGCACACACTTGTCGCGTGTGGCGCGATCGCCACATCCCCCAAGGCCGAGTTTCCCGACAAGTTGCTGACCATCTACAAGGCGCTCGGCCTGCTGCTCACGAAGCACCGGCCGGACTGCGTCGCGATCGAAAACGTGTTCTACGCAAAGAACGTGCGAAGCGCGCTGAAGCTGGGCCACGCGAGGGGCGTGGCGCTGCTTGCCGCCGTCGAGGGCGGATACCCGGTGTTCGAGTACGCGCCGGCCGAGATCAAACGGGCCGTGGTTGGGTACGGCCGAGCCGAAAAGCAGCAGGTCGGTGAGATGGTACGCCTCATGCTCGGCCTGACCGATGTCCCGGCTCCTCACGACGCGGCTGACGCCCTGGCGGTGGCCATCTGCCACGTGCATGCCAGCGGGGGGCCCGTGGCCGCGATCGTAACCGGCGCGAAGCGGGGCGCCCGCGGAGCGAAAAGCTGGCGCGAGTACCGCCCATGA
- the tilS gene encoding tRNA lysidine(34) synthetase TilS has translation MKPLHDRVRRAIERDRLLPPGCQVLAAVSGGADSVALLLLLRQLAPECGFALAGIAHFNHQLRGSESDDDERFCRELADRIGVPVDVGSADVAALARAQHVSIEVAARRARYAWFSQLADRLGADHVATGHTRDDQAETFLLRVLRGAGSSGLAGIRPARGIFVRPLLDIRRKDLVQWLAEAGEGYRDDSTNADLTIPRNWIRHRLLPLLARHLNADITAVLARQALVLRDESTLIDQMAEQAYASVESPVDQRGIALDVERLRALPVAVARRVVRIALLRVNDSRFVGFDHVEQVLGLAAGGVSRAAADLPGVRMERNPSAVVLSRRESRDSDAPVSFNYGLPVPGRLVIPECGCVIETSEARADIPQMAHTKGITVSHVAVIDSEAAAGGLWVRSRIPGDRVRPLGLGGKKKLQDVMVDLKVPRTERDRVPVVVDSRDRIVWVAGYVAGDEARVTDCTQTVVILKLSRLGES, from the coding sequence ATGAAGCCGCTTCACGATCGGGTCCGCCGCGCCATCGAGCGCGACCGGCTGCTGCCGCCCGGGTGCCAGGTGCTGGCGGCCGTGTCTGGCGGCGCCGACTCGGTGGCGCTGCTGCTGCTGCTCAGGCAACTCGCGCCCGAGTGCGGGTTCGCCCTCGCCGGGATCGCGCACTTCAATCACCAGTTGCGGGGCAGCGAGAGCGATGACGACGAACGGTTCTGCCGCGAACTCGCGGACCGCATCGGCGTGCCAGTCGACGTCGGATCCGCGGACGTCGCCGCGCTCGCACGGGCACAACACGTGTCGATCGAAGTGGCGGCCCGCCGCGCCAGATATGCGTGGTTCAGTCAGCTCGCCGATCGCCTGGGCGCCGACCACGTGGCCACCGGCCACACGCGGGACGATCAGGCGGAGACCTTTCTGCTGCGCGTGCTGCGGGGTGCCGGTTCGTCCGGGCTGGCGGGGATTCGGCCGGCACGCGGGATCTTCGTCAGGCCACTGCTCGATATCCGCCGGAAGGATCTCGTGCAGTGGCTCGCCGAGGCGGGTGAAGGGTATCGCGACGATTCCACCAATGCTGACCTGACCATTCCGCGCAATTGGATTCGTCATCGCCTGCTGCCACTGCTTGCCCGGCATCTGAATGCCGACATCACCGCCGTACTGGCGCGCCAGGCGCTCGTGCTGAGAGACGAATCGACGCTCATCGACCAGATGGCCGAACAGGCGTACGCGTCAGTCGAATCGCCCGTCGACCAACGCGGCATCGCGCTCGATGTGGAGCGTCTGAGAGCCCTGCCCGTGGCCGTCGCCCGGCGCGTTGTCCGGATCGCGCTCCTGCGCGTGAACGACTCCCGGTTCGTCGGATTCGACCATGTCGAGCAGGTGCTCGGCCTGGCCGCGGGGGGTGTTTCCCGCGCCGCCGCCGATCTTCCCGGCGTTCGGATGGAACGAAATCCGTCAGCCGTTGTCTTATCTAGAAGGGAGTCGCGGGATTCGGACGCTCCGGTCAGCTTCAACTACGGCCTTCCGGTTCCGGGTCGCCTGGTGATTCCCGAGTGCGGATGTGTGATCGAGACGTCCGAGGCTCGAGCCGATATTCCGCAAATGGCTCACACGAAAGGGATTACCGTGAGCCACGTGGCCGTGATCGATTCCGAGGCCGCCGCTGGAGGCTTGTGGGTCCGATCGAGGATTCCCGGCGATCGGGTGCGGCCTCTCGGGCTTGGCGGGAAAAAGAAACTGCAGGACGTCATGGTTGACCTGAAAGTGCCTCGCACAGAGCGAGATCGGGTGCCGGTTGTCGTCGACTCCCGAGACCGCATCGTGTGGGTCGCGGGGTATGTCGCCGGCGACGAGGCGAGGGTCACGGATTGCACGCAAACCGTGGTAATCTTGAAGCTTAGCCGACTGGGAGAGTCCTAG
- the ruvB gene encoding Holliday junction branch migration DNA helicase RuvB gives MPDDRIVTPVREDEDTVFEAGLRPRTLDEYIGQDRVRENLQVSITAARQRNEALDHVLLYGPPGLGKTTLAYVIGNELGVPVRSTSGPVLEKPGDLAAILSNLKEREVLFIDEIHRMAATIEEILYPALEDYELDIMIGQGPGARSVKVPLQKFTLIGATTRAGLLTSPLRSRFGIVHRLDFYGDDDLEEIVRRSARILGVATSDEAAREIARRSRGTPRIANRLLRRVRDYAQVRANGDITGETTRAGLEMLEVDEHGFDEIDRRLLRTIIDKFGGGPVGVNTIAAAISEEKDAIEDIYEPFLIQIGFLDRTPRGRVATARAYEYFGLKAPGRDSGLW, from the coding sequence ATGCCTGACGATCGAATCGTCACACCCGTACGCGAAGACGAGGACACGGTCTTCGAAGCCGGGCTCCGGCCGCGGACGCTCGACGAGTACATCGGCCAGGACCGCGTGCGCGAGAACCTCCAGGTTTCGATCACGGCGGCCAGGCAGCGGAACGAAGCCCTGGATCACGTGCTGCTGTACGGTCCGCCAGGACTCGGCAAGACGACGCTCGCCTACGTGATTGGCAACGAACTCGGCGTGCCGGTGCGCTCGACGTCGGGACCGGTCCTCGAGAAGCCTGGCGACCTGGCTGCGATCCTGAGCAACCTCAAGGAGCGCGAGGTCCTCTTCATCGACGAAATCCACCGCATGGCGGCGACGATCGAGGAGATTCTCTACCCGGCTCTCGAGGATTACGAGCTCGACATCATGATCGGCCAGGGCCCAGGCGCCCGCTCGGTCAAAGTGCCGCTGCAGAAATTCACGCTGATTGGGGCGACGACGCGCGCGGGGCTGCTGACCTCGCCGTTGCGGAGCCGGTTTGGCATCGTCCATCGGCTCGACTTCTACGGCGACGACGACCTCGAGGAGATCGTGCGCCGCTCGGCCCGCATCCTGGGCGTCGCCACCAGCGATGAGGCGGCGCGCGAGATTGCGCGGCGATCGCGCGGCACGCCGCGCATCGCGAATCGGCTGCTGCGGCGCGTGCGCGATTACGCGCAGGTGCGTGCCAACGGGGACATCACAGGCGAGACGACCAGGGCAGGACTGGAGATGCTCGAGGTGGACGAGCATGGCTTTGACGAGATTGATCGCCGCCTGCTCCGCACGATTATCGACAAGTTCGGTGGCGGGCCGGTGGGTGTCAACACGATTGCGGCGGCGATCAGCGAAGAGAAAGACGCGATCGAAGACATCTACGAGCCGTTTCTAATTCAGATCGGCTTTCTTGATCGCACGCCGCGGGGGCGGGTGGCGACAGCCCGCGCTTATGAATATTTCGGCCTCAAGGCCCCAGGAAGGGATTCGGGACTGTGGTGA